The Spirosoma foliorum genome has a window encoding:
- a CDS encoding septal ring lytic transglycosylase RlpA family protein → MSLIMSLMLFFSNMKPAEALPSLIQKGKASFYSKKFNGRKTAYGERVNSEVLAGAHRHLPLNTLVEVTNLDNQRSVIVRINDRGPFSKGRVIDLTHAAAHALGMVSKGIANVSLRVVGKGSSIAFAPSIFDTPIAYQPMLEPVL, encoded by the coding sequence ATGAGTTTGATCATGTCTCTCATGTTGTTTTTTAGCAACATGAAACCGGCGGAGGCTCTTCCGAGCCTCATACAGAAAGGCAAAGCGTCTTTTTATTCCAAGAAGTTCAATGGTCGTAAGACCGCCTACGGTGAACGAGTTAATTCCGAAGTGCTTGCCGGTGCCCACCGTCACCTGCCGCTTAACACATTAGTCGAAGTAACAAATCTGGATAACCAACGATCAGTAATTGTACGAATCAATGATCGGGGTCCCTTTTCCAAAGGTCGTGTTATTGATTTGACTCATGCGGCTGCACATGCACTTGGCATGGTTTCTAAAGGAATCGCCAATGTATCGCTTCGGGTTGTTGGGAAGGGGAGTTCCATTGCGTTTGCTCCTTCTATATTTGATACCCCTATTGCTTACCAGCCCATGCTGGAACCCGTATTGTAA
- a CDS encoding DUF3276 family protein produces MDERDREKIYSRRVRAGKRTYFFDVKSTRTNDYYLTITESRRHPQGDGFVYEKHKMFLYKEDFDKFVEALQETVEHVKTELMPDVDFAQFTQRERDEQDDFASELKWE; encoded by the coding sequence GTGGACGAAAGAGACCGGGAGAAAATCTATTCAAGGCGAGTTCGGGCGGGTAAACGAACGTATTTTTTTGACGTTAAATCGACCCGTACAAACGATTACTACCTAACCATTACCGAAAGTCGGCGACATCCGCAGGGCGATGGCTTTGTTTATGAGAAACATAAAATGTTTCTCTACAAAGAAGATTTCGACAAGTTTGTGGAAGCCTTACAGGAAACGGTAGAGCATGTAAAAACCGAACTCATGCCCGATGTAGATTTTGCGCAGTTTACGCAACGCGAACGCGATGAACAGGATGATTTCGCCAGCGAACTCAAATGGGAATAA
- the ychF gene encoding redox-regulated ATPase YchF yields the protein MGLQCGIVGLPNVGKSTLFNAISSGKAEAANYPFCTIEPNVGVVTVPDERLDTLEGLVKPQKVVPTIIEFVDIAGLVKGASQGAGLGNKFLANIREVDAIVHVIRCFEDDNIVHVEGKVDPISDKEIIDAELQLKDLEAVDKKIQKIAKAAQVGDAKAKAELEILKLYKTTLEAGKSARTVPLSPEERDAAIGDISLLTIKPVIYVANVDEGSLPEGNKYSDALREAVKDEGAEVIVISAGIESQIAEMEDPEERELFLGEYSLTESGLSKLIKASYKLLGLITYFTAGVKEVRAWTIHRGWKAPQAAGVIHSDFEKKFIRAQVMKLPDFSQFKTEAGVREAGKLAVEGKEYVVQDGDIMEFLHSA from the coding sequence ATGGGACTTCAATGTGGAATCGTGGGTTTGCCAAACGTAGGTAAATCGACGTTGTTTAATGCAATTTCGAGCGGAAAGGCCGAAGCAGCCAACTATCCGTTCTGTACAATAGAACCTAACGTAGGTGTAGTAACCGTACCTGATGAACGCCTGGATACACTCGAAGGGTTGGTAAAACCCCAAAAGGTGGTGCCAACAATCATCGAGTTTGTAGACATCGCCGGTTTGGTGAAAGGCGCTAGTCAGGGTGCCGGTTTGGGCAATAAATTTCTGGCCAATATTCGGGAAGTCGACGCGATTGTGCACGTGATTCGTTGTTTCGAAGACGACAACATCGTTCACGTCGAAGGAAAAGTTGATCCGATTTCAGATAAAGAAATTATTGACGCTGAGTTACAGCTAAAAGATCTGGAAGCCGTTGACAAGAAAATTCAGAAAATTGCGAAAGCTGCTCAGGTTGGCGACGCCAAGGCGAAGGCAGAACTGGAAATTCTGAAACTATACAAAACGACTCTAGAAGCAGGCAAAAGCGCCCGTACCGTACCCTTATCGCCTGAAGAGCGCGATGCAGCTATTGGCGACATTTCCCTGCTCACGATAAAGCCGGTTATTTACGTGGCCAACGTGGATGAAGGTTCATTACCAGAAGGTAATAAATATTCAGATGCCCTTCGGGAAGCCGTAAAAGACGAAGGTGCGGAAGTAATCGTAATCAGTGCAGGTATTGAATCGCAGATTGCCGAAATGGAAGATCCCGAAGAACGGGAACTGTTTCTGGGCGAATATAGCCTAACCGAATCGGGACTGAGTAAGCTGATTAAAGCCTCTTACAAACTGCTGGGTCTGATTACGTATTTTACGGCCGGTGTAAAAGAAGTTCGTGCCTGGACCATTCACCGGGGCTGGAAAGCACCTCAAGCTGCCGGGGTTATCCACTCCGATTTCGAGAAGAAATTCATTCGGGCACAAGTCATGAAACTCCCTGATTTCTCGCAATTCAAAACTGAAGCGGGTGTCCGGGAAGCCGGGAAGCTAGCAGTTGAAGGGAAAGAATACGTCGTGCAGGACGGCGATATTATGGAGTTTTTGCATAGCGCTTAA